The genomic region cggattttgtgagtcgatccacgatcacccaaatagtatcgttcccgcgctgtgatctaggtaagccagtaacgaaatccatggaaatttgctcccatttccattgtggtatctctggttgctgaagtaggcctgaaggtttctgatattccgtcttgactcgcgcacaagtcaaacacttgctgacgtaagttgctatgtgggccttcatgctaggccaccaatacgtagttttaatatcgtggtacatcttgtccgaaccagggtgtaccgagtagcgagatttgtgcgcttcatccatcacaagttctcgtaaatcgccatagtgcgggacccagatgcgccctgttacataataagcaccatcttccttctgttctaaacgttgccttgacccgcgtagtgCTTCAGCTCTAATGTTTtctggcttcagtgcttctatctgagcagctcgtatttgcgaaggtagactagaatggatcgtgagttgtaaagctcttacgcgcttaggcgtagtgtccttccgactgagggcgtctgccacaacattggccttgcccgggtgatacctgatagagcactcgtaatcattcagcagctcgacccatcgtcgctgccgcatattcagttccttctgcttgaatatgtgttctaaacttctgtggtcggtgtagatggcgcacttggttccgtacaggtaatgccgccatagtttaagtgcgaaaacaacagctcccagctctaaatcatgtgtcgtgtagttcttctcgtgaactttgagttgtcgtgaggcgtaagctatgactttatctcgttgcatcaatacacaaccaagaccttgaattgatgcatcacagtaaaccacaaaatcttctgtgccctctggcaatgaaaggataggtgcactgcaaagtctatcctttagatgctgaaaagctaactcttgtgcatttccccaacgataaacaacgcctttctgcgttagtaaggtgagaggctgcgcgatcttagaaaaatccttaatgaatctcctgtagtaacctgccaatcccaaaaattggcgaatttcctttggtgtgcgaggcgcaggccagttcttaatagattccactttggatggatcaacgtgaatcccatccttgttcaccacatgccctaggaaatggacctctcgaagccagaagtcgcatttcgagaactttgcgtaaagctgttccttccgaaggagttccaaaataagtcgtagatgttgttcgtgctcttccttgctcttagaatagatcaggatgtcgtcgatgaagactataacaaacttgtccagatacggtttgcacactcgattcatcaaatccataaaaactgccggtgcgttcgtcagcccaaacggcatgactagaaactcatagtgcccatatcgagtcctaaaggccgtcttagagacatcctcttcccgaactctcagctggtgatatcccgatctcagatcgatctttgaatagtagctcgacccctgcaactggtcgaacaagtcgtcaatacgcggtagaggataacgattcttcacagtcaccttgttgagttcgcgatagtcgatacacattctgaaggtaccatccttcttcttcacaaataacactggagctccccaaggcgatgagctaggacgaatgaaacccttatccaagagttcttgtagttgcgtggagagttcttccaactctgatggcgctaaacgataaggtgcacgggctacaggcgcggctccaggagctagatcaatctgaaactcgacttggcgatggggcggaagaccaggtaattcctcagggaatacctcaggataatcgcgtacaaccggaaaatcttctagcttcttctccttttctgtggtatcagtaactagagccaaaatcgttgtgtggccctttcgtaagcatttctgggccttaagaagagagatgatgttctcaacagcacttctcttgtcgccacgaatcatgagaggttcaccacctaaaccaggaatacgaacgatcttttcgttgcaaagaatctctgctcggtgttgggataaccaatccatcccaatgacaacgtcgaaactacccaagacaataggaataagatcgatggcgaaggtctggttagcgagaataagctggcaacccttgactacgtgtgaggcttccaaattcttaccattagctagctctacagtgtgcttgtcgctcaggggtgtaggaatacgcttaagcatcttactgacttctagtgacacatagctagtatcggcacccgaatcaaataagactgtaacataaaagtcgtcgagaaggaacttacccgtcaccacgttgggatcattccttgcttcaccttggccaatcacgaacactcgtcccctagcaccattgttgttgttgttcccattgttaccattcccctgattgttgttgttgttctgattcagttggggacaatccttcttgaagtggccttcagctccacactgaaagcatcctttgttgttaccctgctgctgtcgctggttctgctgaggttgctgacgattctgattgacggggtatgcgcttctgcaatcctttgcaacatgaccaggcttgttgcatcgatgacagttgcccctggtgcatggcccactgtggtgtaggctacaacgattgcacttggggtgattccccttgtatccaccatgactttgaccactaggtgactgctgaccggggctcttgtgatcatctgtctttctctgctgagactgagtttgcactgaagttgaacccctgcttgaagttccatcccatttccgtttatctccactagaagcaccagaagtagttgcagcacctatacgcttcggtaacttgttctgctccaccgcttgatcagtaagacggtgagccaactgtacaacctgctggatagtagtcaacctcgctgaagtcacatgactttggatctctggcaccaagcccttgagatagagttcaattcgcttatacggaggatccaccatagtaggacacaacaaggcaagctcatgcgatctcttagtgtatgcctcaatttctgatcctgacatcttgagattgtaaaactcatcctccagtttgtgaatgtcgtcacgactgcagtattcctccctgatcatttccttgaagttttcccatggggtggcgttggcagcaaccaaccctaacatctgcacttgagcattccaccacgtgagagccaaaccctcgagagtaccagtagcatacttcaccctgcgcgcttcagggcattcgcacatttcgaacacagactccagtttctcaaaccagtgtaggagacctactgctccttcagtgccgctaaaagttgtgggtcgacagtccataaaggtcttaaaagtgcacaccggtgcctgagcatactgacctaaggtatgtgaaagaaagacagagtttaacacaaaggttggttcacgagagtaggatccaaatgatcctagaacatttcggactgcaggatatacctcctgcgtgtgcggctgcgagcgctgcggcaactcgctcgttgatcaaagccgtcaactgggcttgtgtcatgttaacgcgtccagacatggttcttcataataagagtaatacgtgtgagagaggttcgcgaaagtacaatagtaggacagagtaagcacgcacgtgttcaaacaacagtagctatactaatcaagcatactatgagcaatgtactacgtaattaacaagtaggcaatatacatacatcatattacctagaacatcgagccttgcatgaggagcgaagtgtcgttgtggaccgttgagcactaaaccggttatagtctggttttaacaaaaacgtttctcctttattaaaaccaagttcactataaccaatggctctgataccaatctgtcacacccccaaaatcccacctgcggagtactaccgcttggaggcgtgactgaccaggatccagccaccaatcatactgaacaagcatataaatagttataaaagtttaaccattcacgattggtgttccaaaacaaataagtttaagttgcaagcggaagcataagtttaaagttataacataagttccaaaagtttcaagtttaacatagtcttgtagcaatccctgtcccacaacgatcttcctccatgcaagctcccactgagtacctatggtcctgcaaagcatgtagtaacgagtcaacaactagttgagtgagttcacgggtgggcgttcgttttagttgtttcgaaaacagtttactttatctggcatcctgccgtgggggttaccccatagttttaaaaacgtgaccagttcgttcccagttactccggcactccggccgtgggggctaccccatgtagttatcaggcatttcggccgtgggggctaccccatgtacatcatctggctctccagccgtgggggctaccccatgtgtatactagactcgttaccgtatcgattgctgactgtagtcatgtttatgtgccctgaaaacatcaatgtctatcatcattgacgtgccccagatccattagttcacgcccgtcctctgcggcacggtgtgaggcttgtcagacctaaatagcgctatctaactaatgacccgctcgccattggcccggcgattagtcgatacaaaaaggagggacttcgtgatagagttttagtctagtacgtttatccgtccatccggacgaggaatcacattcctgaaccactgacgtcctacccaaggtagacgaggaaccacgttccttaaccccgttcccaacccagggaatcccatgctttgtaaagggtgtgaactcaccttggtttgctcggcagtcaaacacagaaagtcaatcaagtcgcaagtagtcaataacgtcctaacacggatatcacgtataatcagattcgaaccaagtagtgtacaaatgttcaacacgtttggcaagcacgtttagcagtaacagttaacagtcaatagaagcacatacggttcacaagttcagcccaactacttaggcccaaacacgtaaaagcagttaacacagaagcccatcagtctggcccattaactaaggcccaaaagtgtggtctcgagtcgcaaccggactcgcaagcatggtctcgagtcatgctgtgtgttgatcatggatggttgcgagtcgcaactggtgtcgcaaccatggtttcgattcatcatgctgaggtctcgagtcgcaacgggactcgtaacctgtggtttcggcttgtcctgttatggttgcgagtcgcaaccgcgtggtctcgagtcatcacgctgtggttgcgagtcgtaaccgggtgattgcgagtcggtaacagtcgttttcaagttcacgtgttgatgcagatggtcagattaatggtacagtataatcaggcccaaatccggaaataaccaatagaattccactaacatatttcctaatcaggttattagtcaaagatggatcaaaatcacaagggttttcaatcttcaactatcattcaaagtgttcttcatacattcaaagcatatattcaagttcttcataacataaacaacacttattcacccaaaatcatgaacaactatcaagatacaatttactagcatgcatcctacttgacaaccatatttattagccgatttttcttagtataaatacccaaacttttcggatcaaacccaaatgcaaccaatatcatcattcacctttttgtcataccatgaacccattttcaacatcaaatatgtatagttccactcataacaagaaacattcatgaaccgatttcttttcaaaacattatgtataactcatcttaacatattgtcacataatctcatcttacaaacataacataaacacactaacatttaacaaagcattaagaacactaaccggttatgggtttcgagggtgtgtgaaaggcttccaaccgggtgtgtgtgtgagccgatccaagtccaaagatccaagaatggtggagtgtgtttgtgttctagagtttaggtgagagagagaagtaggagagtgtgtgttgtaatgttcaacaaaatggtaacactaactaaggtagtgtatttatagtcaaagttccaagtgtgtgcaccctatgggtttcggctaagggtttacggcccaaaggcccaaccggccaaaggttctcggcccaaggcccaaaaccgattactagtcactcgagacctcatggtctcgagtcgggttccttgttgtttcgtgtcgggttctcggttcacatataacacacatacatatatacatacaatgcacacaaaacaaagcacataaaagttcacgttatcattttaactagtcacataacgtacaagcaagttacaacgaaaggttctagatttcgagttgtcacaataatcttcaggaacaagaagctgatgaaggtgaatgtgatgacatggatgaagatcaagatgaagactccgaggaagaAGAAGATGACACAAGTGATGAATACTATtcagataaagtaccttctgacgaaggattttaattttttttccttctatgtaatcttctttttttaagataattaaaggatatatttatatctttattagcaaaacgccaaaataatactaaaaaatggttaaccctaacaaagcgccaaaaataacaaaaaatatttttcctgcttaatattttatttaatccgttattgtattttgacATGTTGGTCTGCATAAGGCCATTTAAAAAAagccaaacttagaagatgggacgtctataacctataaaactgataaaagctgatcaacacagtaaatacaaaaaacagtaactgaaaagacaattactttattactatcatttattacaataaaaagttccgcctaaactacgcgccaaaaaactcctataagaaaagggtctatacacaatgaaattaatCACACCCAGAAAAACACAAAACGCCGTATCCTCTATAAACCACTCCCTTTAAAATGCCACAAATGccaaagctttcactgaaatggatcctttttctgagggggttaactcaataatattttgctgaatgagatggacaaatattcaagaaaaagagactgatgatagtgatatgccatcatgtgagctttgaTCTTGATGATTATTTGAATGGAATAAAGGGACCAACACAAGTGTAAAATgttattttggactccattattagaAATAACATCAAGTAAGAGTTGATctttaatgacatgccaccaaacaagaatatcacaccaaaaaacaggttGCCACCAAGCAGcttattctaaaaaaaaaaacggggtttatgaaggaaagttggcatctagctaaagtattcaaaaaaggttcaaaacgccaaacaCGTTCAAGaaggaagaggctgatgacattgAAGATTAGGAAGAAAATTTAGATTATTATTatgtattatttttgttttcattttatatatgttttgatatCAAGTTATGTTGTTTTGTAATCTAATTCTCTATAagtaaaatacattattatataaaacgccaaaaactacaaacaccaaaaacCTAGTAGTATGAAAACTGGGAGAACAGCTACTGGCAAAGCACCTTGTTAAAAGGGgtactaaacgccaaaaaattcactaaacgccaaaataaattggtcttattgtaatcttatgcaaATTTTAAAGACttgtagtgaattattatacaaaacgccaaaaaattaaccagaaaacgctataacgccaaaaaattatatatgtgacacaaaaacaattaattcaatgccaaaaagtttaaaaaacacaattaacgccaaaaaaaacttagacgccaTAAAATATTATACTGCGtagggaaaataaaagaagaatgaaaagaaaAAAGAGTCCCCCCGCCCTTCTCTGTGCCGcgggacacgtgttgggccaggatgcgttctcaccgttctcacacttttgagcgttttctcctgaacccatatatatatatatagggttggttTCATTTCAAAACACTGAATattacagaactttcagaaccaCTAATAAACAATTAttctatttatatatttttatatttaacatTATTTAAGGAtaaattatatgtatttttatgattacatataGGAAAAACCAAATTATTTATGTGTATAACTAATTTACGTATGTGTAAGGAAAcaagtttacatatgtgtaaatgaACCAATTTACGTatatgtaattataaaattacatatgaAAAATGATAAAACTACCATTAACACACATGCAatcataataaatgataaaaaaaataccCTTGAacaatattaaatataaaaatacaTTAGTAAAATGATTGTCTAttataagttttgtaagttgtgCAATTATTAAGAGTTCTGAAAtcaaccttaccctatatatatatatatatatatatgaaacatTAAACACTAAACaaccaaaataataataataataataataataataataataataataataataataataataataataataaaggagCTAGTGGATGCACATAACATCCACTGGTCAGTCGCCGCCTTTATTAACCAATAAACAATATTGTGTCGTCTTTTTTCACCAATAACACAACTTTACTATTTCCCATCCATAACAAATGTAatataggaaatgtaatataggAAATATGTGTTTGACCAAAGAAAGGATACATTGTTGTTATAATGAATTGAATGGTAAAAATAAAGTTGAAGAAACTTTATTTAAAGTATGATTTGCAAAATAAGAAAAAGACCCATGATTGCATTTTAGTGCACCACTTAATGTGGAATCACTTTGTGCGTTTTGGGTCGACATTTGCTTCTTAGATTCTTCTAACAAAAGTCCACTCATATAATGCTTTGTTCCACTAATAACCTTTTGCTACGAGTTTAAGTGtcattatttacaaaattaaaGGAACATACATTAAACATTATTTTTATGATGTGCGGAGTTGCAGCTGTTTGGAATGGCACCGAAGAAGATGACTGATGGAgaagaaagtttttttttttttattttctttttctgtaaTATATGTGGACcctaattattttaatatttgacttctttgttacttttttttaaataataaaaggtATTTTAGTTATTTATAAACCTGGACTATATAtgtaattaactaaataaaatccAAAACTAAATTGGAAGTAAATGGTGAAGATTTGATCTCTTATCCCTCTCGTGACCTCCATGTTGCATTGCTTCAtctttttttgaattttgatcaggggcgaagtatagaaggggccGGGGGACGctcgaccccccgaacttttcattcagtagtgttatatatgtacgtttttaacccccggttctatagaagtttttgggtatatacatttCAACCCCCtgtcattcgggtcaagcttcgccactgatatTGATGTACCAGTGCATCATTTTTGCCGGTTGGCCGACGTCTCTGTCTATAGCAAATGCTCTAATGTAGTGCTAAACAGGGCCGGTTAAGCCCATGTGCAGGCTGGGCCTGTGCACAGGGCCCAAACCAGCATGGGgcccaaaaaaaacaaaaattcctGTATATAATAGGCCCAATTACAGAATTACTAGATTAGTTTCACATGTATACTAAAGCCCATAGTCCCATACGGTTATAGTGATTAAATTTTGAAATAGGCCCAATAACCAATTACAAACAATAACTCAATAAGGCCTGATATGAGGATAATGAGGGGACGAGGGAACTGGGAAACAAAAAGACGAAAGAACTGGCTGGGAAACAAAAAGACGCAACGCTGAAACTGAATGCCTGAATCGCTGAGTGCTGAGACGTTTTTGATTCGTTCGTTTCACATTTTTTTATATCAGAGGTATGTTAATAACTTAATATCAGTCGCTGATGCTGATTCGTTTTTGATTTCATATGTTTTCAATCGGAGATTCGTTTTTGATCTGAATATACatgctatatatatgtataaaaactgTAATGATCTGAATATTCATCATCGTTCGTTTTTGATTCCCTTTTGATTCGTTCGGAGGCATGTTAACAGTTAATATATATTGCTTGAACCATGATTCCATGAATGTTAGTTAATAGTTTGCACTTTGCTGTATGTTTATGTTAGTTTGAAATTGAAATATTGAATGAATCATGATTCATGAATGCTATATTGCTATTTGTTAATAACTAGTAGAGGTATTCCGTGCTTCGCGACGGAAATTCGATTGGTATCGTTTCACTCCTTTAAGATACCGACACTTGTTATGGTAATCGAAAGAAAAAACCCAAAGCATATAAAATTTATCTAGACTTAGATAAAGAAAATAAAGTAACTTTAAGATTTTTTGTTAAGTGATGTTTTGTGATTGAAATATTGaatgaatgttttttttttgttaatatttaGACATTATGCCTCCCGTTCCTAAATACAAATACCCATCCGGCCATCAAAAACGTAAGAAGAGGAAGCTAGAGGAAGAGAAAAGAAAGGCGGACGACGTAAAACAAAACCGAATAAACAAgtttttttcaaaagaaactcAAAATTCTAGTTATAGCTTGGGTGATGATAATGTGGGTCAAGAGGCTAATGTGGGTCAAGAGGCTAATGTGGGCGAAGACAATGTGACCGTAGGTGAAGAAGGTAATGTGGGCGAAGACAATGTGACCGTAGGTGAAGACAACATGAATGTAGGTGAAGATAATGTTAATGATACCGTAGATGAAGATGATGTTAATCCGGTTCCGGATATTGATATTTTTGATCCTAGAAATTGGGGTGGGCTTAGTAATGACATGATTAAAGAGTTGGTTACGAAAGGTCCAAAAAGAGATATGGATGTTAAGGGCCCCGTGGATAAATTTGGAAGACATTTTTCTAATACCATGTACACTAGAATTTTATCAAATAGGGAGACGTGCGATAGAGAATGGCTAGTGTATTCGAAAAAACTTGACAAACTCTATTGTTTTTGTTGTAAAGTTTTTAGAACGCGGCATCCGAAAGGTGGGTTGGATGATGAAGGTTATAACGATTGGAGACATGCCAGTGGTAGACTTAAAGAACATGAAGTTGGTTTAGAACATTTCAAGAATATGAATGAATGGTTTGAATTGCGGCAAAGGTTGAAATGCAAAGAAACAATTGACAAAGGGGCATATGAGCACTTTAGAAAAGAAAAAGATTATTGGAAACAAGTCATCTTAAGGATTATTGCACTTGTGAAGTTTCTTGCAAAATATGGCTTAGCGTTTCGTGGGTCAAATGAGAAGTTGTATCAAAAAGGAAATGGAAACTTTTTGGGTTTGGTTGAGATGTTGGAAGAGTTTGACCCGATTATGAAAGAACATGTGCGCCGAGTTTTGAATGAAGAGTTCCATGTACACTTTCTTAGCCACAATATTCAAAACGAGTTGATACAATTATTAGGGGATAAAGTTAGAACCGAAATCATCAAGAAAGTTAAGCAAGCAAAGTATTACTCCATCATCCTCGATTGCACGCCTGATACAAGTCACCAAGAGCAAATGTCCATAATTGTGAGGTATGTGAATTTTAACTCTAGTTCTGTGACCATTGAGGAAtcctttttaggttttttggttgtTGATGATACCACGGGTTTAGGACTTTTTGAAGTAACATGTAAGGAATTAGAGTCGCTTGATCTTGATATTGGTGATATGCGTGGTCAAGGCTACGATAATGGGGCAAACATGAGAGGAAAAAACAAAGGAGTTCAAactagatttttagaaaaaaatcctagagctttctaTAGTGCTTGTGGTTGTCATAGTCTAAATCTAGCATTGTGTGACATGGCTAACACAATTACTAAGTCTAAGGAATTTTTTGGAACAATACAACGGTTATATACTATCTTTGCCCATTCTATTAATAGGTGGCAAATTTTGAAAGACAATGTTAAAGGATTAACTCTTAAATCATTGTCTACAACTCGTTGGGAAAGTCGTATAGATAGTATTAAGCCTATAAGAACTCAACTTGGAGATGTAAGAAAAGCTTTGCGAGAAGTTAGGGGGACGGATAGAGATGCTAAAATCATAAGTGAAGCTAAATCATTAGAAGAGTATGAACTTGGTGATTTTGAATTTTTGGCACAAATTGTCATTTGGTTTGAATTATTATCAAAGGTGAATATGGTGAGCAAACGGTTGCAAGCAAAAGATGTTGTTCTTGATGTTGCTATTGATGAAGTGGACAAATTAATTAAATTCTTTAAGAATTATAGAGAAGTGGGGTTCTCTAAGGCACTTGATGAAGCTAGAGAAATTGCAAATGAAATAGGTGTTAATGCGGTATTTCGTCAAAAACGTGTGATATATAGGAAAAAACAATTTGATGAATCGTCAAGTGTAGAAGAAGTAACATTTTCACCCGAGGAggattttagagtaaattatttTTTAAGTATTATTGATCAAGCTATTTTTTCACTTGAAACAAGATTTGAACAATACCAAAAATTCGAAAAAATATTTGGGTTTTTGTTTC from Helianthus annuus cultivar XRQ/B chromosome 10, HanXRQr2.0-SUNRISE, whole genome shotgun sequence harbors:
- the LOC110881869 gene encoding zinc finger MYM-type protein 1-like, with the translated sequence MPPVPKYKYPSGHQKRKKRKLEEEKRKADDVKQNRINKFFSKETQNSSYSLGDDNVGQEANVGQEANVGEDNVTVGEEGNVGEDNVTVGEDNMNVGEDNVNDTVDEDDVNPVPDIDIFDPRNWGGLSNDMIKELVTKGPKRDMDVKGPVDKFGRHFSNTMYTRILSNRETCDREWLVYSKKLDKLYCFCCKVFRTRHPKGGLDDEGYNDWRHASGRLKEHEVGLEHFKNMNEWFELRQRLKCKETIDKGAYEHFRKEKDYWKQVILRIIALVKFLAKYGLAFRGSNEKLYQKGNGNFLGLVEMLEEFDPIMKEHVRRVLNEEFHVHFLSHNIQNELIQLLGDKVRTEIIKKVKQAKYYSIILDCTPDTSHQEQMSIIVRYVNFNSSSVTIEESFLGFLVVDDTTGLGLFEVTCKELESLDLDIGDMRGQGYDNGANMRGKNKGVQTRFLEKNPRAFYSACGCHSLNLALCDMANTITKSKEFFGTIQRLYTIFAHSINRWQILKDNVKGLTLKSLSTTRWESRIDSIKPIRTQLGDVRKALREVRGTDRDAKIISEAKSLEEYELGDFEFLAQIVIWFELLSKVNMVSKRLQAKDVVLDVAIDEVDKLIKFFKNYREVGFSKALDEAREIANEIGVNAVFRQKRVIYRKKQFDESSSVEEVTFSPEEDFRVNYFLSIIDQAIFSLETRFEQYQKFEKIFGFLFPKKLKTLDEAKLKECCYRLDDALKYEGESDIDAKELCS